Proteins encoded by one window of bacterium:
- a CDS encoding type II toxin-antitoxin system VapB family antitoxin: protein MTRTNIVLDEALVQKCQKLTGIPTQRSVIDYALRELLRHGRQKKVLDLKGAVAWDGDLPSWRAGRGT, encoded by the coding sequence ATGACAAGAACTAACATAGTGCTGGATGAAGCTCTCGTCCAGAAGTGCCAGAAGTTAACGGGGATTCCCACTCAACGGTCCGTGATTGATTACGCCTTACGGGAGTTGCTGCGGCATGGCCGACAGAAAAAGGTGTTGGACTTGAAGGGTGCTGTTGCCTGGGATGGTGACCTGCCCTCGTGGCGGGCGGGACGGGGCACCTGA
- a CDS encoding PIN domain nuclease, producing MTLVDTTVWIDFFKGHDTPHVRHLESLIGADEDICICGVILTEVLQGVREDKDYDAVSTRFDAFLYLPMSQKTFRKSAEMYRLLRKKGVTIRNSVDCMIAAVAIEHDIPLLHNDRDFFPMAKHCGLKVIDTDNPPTSKSSLRGK from the coding sequence ATGACCCTAGTTGATACAACAGTCTGGATTGATTTCTTCAAGGGTCATGACACGCCTCACGTGCGGCATCTTGAAAGTTTGATTGGCGCGGATGAGGATATTTGCATCTGCGGCGTAATCCTGACTGAAGTGCTTCAAGGTGTCCGGGAGGATAAGGATTACGACGCTGTTTCGACCCGGTTTGACGCCTTCCTCTATTTGCCAATGTCGCAGAAAACATTCAGGAAGTCGGCGGAAATGTACCGGTTACTCCGGAAAAAAGGGGTCACCATAAGAAACTCCGTTGATTGCATGATCGCTGCTGTGGCGATTGAGCACGACATACCCCTTCTGCACAATGACAGGGATTTCTTTCCTATGGCAAAACATTGTGGCCTGAAAGTGATCGATACAGATAACCCGCCAACAAGCAAATCCAGCTTACGGGGTAAATAG